From one Gracilibacillus salinarum genomic stretch:
- a CDS encoding YtrH family sporulation protein, which yields MEERFMQTAIHCFFIAFGVMIGGSMIGSIGAFLTGDAPITHMGRIAKGLRIWAIVAAIGGTFDAIYNFERGLYDGSTIDLFKQILLIITAMGGAHTALLIIEWLIQEEIE from the coding sequence ATGGAAGAGCGATTTATGCAAACGGCGATACACTGCTTTTTTATCGCCTTTGGAGTCATGATAGGTGGATCCATGATAGGAAGTATCGGCGCTTTTCTTACGGGGGATGCACCAATCACACATATGGGACGTATTGCGAAAGGGTTACGTATTTGGGCAATCGTCGCTGCCATTGGTGGTACATTTGATGCAATATACAACTTTGAAAGAGGGTTATATGACGGATCTACAATAGATTTATTCAAACAAATTTTACTGATCATTACTGCAATGGGGGGCGCACATACCGCCTTGCTAATAATAGAGTGGCTGATTCAAGAGGAGATCGAATAA
- a CDS encoding polyamine aminopropyltransferase encodes MDDIKKKQSHFIYWASGIVSICGIIFEVLFGALGSYILGDGVKQYTLTISLFLTGMGIGASLSERVTKKLILSFIYIEFLVALIGGFSSFLMFAVTAFSSEGTDALFLYVVTLIIGALTGVELPILIRKANEIGVTLQKSTARVLFSDYAGGLIGGLLFVFLLRPQFGMVKSAFIVGLINLVVAMVVLYLFRKEIKHRWVHGVIGAIIGVLLLAGVFVGESIALTFEQKLYKDPIVHMEDSQYQKIVITKQNEDIRLYLDGGLQLSSIDEHRYHEVLVHPAMAASDSHEHVLILGGGDGLAARELLKYQDIKDITLVDLDPAVIELANENPHLLKLNEGSLKNDRVHVRNQDAFEYLEQSEDWYDVVIVDLPDPNNESLNKLYTKEFYSLIRNHLKPGGAMMVQSTSPVFAREVYWTISNTIASTGLTTENLHVDVPSFGNWGFVLASREEIDVGGLQLNVPTDFLSNQMLESLTVFGKDEDDSFAKQDELEVNTLIDPVLIELYENAWKYY; translated from the coding sequence ATGGATGATATAAAAAAGAAACAGAGTCATTTTATATACTGGGCATCTGGGATTGTTTCAATATGTGGTATTATCTTCGAAGTGTTATTCGGCGCGCTGGGATCTTACATTTTGGGGGATGGGGTTAAACAGTATACATTGACGATTTCCCTGTTTTTAACCGGAATGGGGATTGGAGCTAGTCTCAGTGAACGTGTGACGAAGAAGTTAATCTTATCTTTTATTTACATAGAATTTCTAGTGGCGCTCATTGGTGGATTTTCCAGTTTTCTAATGTTTGCTGTGACAGCATTCTCCTCAGAAGGGACAGATGCTCTATTCCTATATGTTGTCACTTTAATCATAGGGGCACTTACTGGTGTAGAATTACCAATACTGATTCGCAAAGCTAACGAGATTGGTGTAACTTTGCAAAAAAGCACGGCAAGGGTGTTATTTTCGGATTATGCTGGAGGGCTGATCGGCGGTTTATTATTCGTCTTCTTGCTGCGACCGCAGTTCGGAATGGTTAAGTCAGCATTTATTGTAGGGCTGATTAACTTAGTTGTGGCGATGGTTGTGTTATATTTATTCCGCAAAGAAATAAAGCATCGATGGGTACATGGCGTTATCGGTGCTATTATTGGAGTGCTGTTGCTGGCCGGTGTGTTTGTCGGGGAATCAATTGCTTTAACTTTTGAACAGAAGCTATATAAAGATCCGATTGTTCACATGGAAGACAGTCAGTATCAAAAAATAGTTATTACCAAGCAAAATGAAGATATCCGATTATATTTAGATGGAGGACTGCAGTTAAGTTCGATTGATGAGCACCGTTATCATGAAGTGCTAGTCCATCCTGCGATGGCTGCATCTGATTCCCACGAGCATGTACTTATTTTAGGGGGCGGAGATGGTCTAGCAGCCAGGGAGCTGTTAAAGTATCAGGATATCAAGGATATTACGTTAGTAGATCTGGATCCGGCTGTTATTGAATTAGCAAATGAAAACCCTCATCTGCTAAAGTTAAACGAAGGGTCACTTAAAAATGATCGTGTTCACGTTCGGAATCAGGATGCATTTGAATATCTTGAACAGAGTGAAGATTGGTATGATGTCGTGATCGTTGATTTGCCTGATCCTAACAACGAAAGCTTAAATAAATTATATACGAAAGAATTTTATTCCTTAATTCGAAACCACCTGAAGCCTGGTGGAGCGATGATGGTACAATCAACAAGTCCAGTGTTTGCGAGAGAAGTATATTGGACCATTTCCAACACAATTGCTTCGACAGGATTAACAACAGAAAATCTCCATGTCGATGTGCCGAGCTTCGGTAATTGGGGATTTGTGTTAGCATCCAGAGAGGAGATAGATGTAGGAGGCCTCCAATTAAATGTACCTACTGATTTTTTAAGTAATCAAATGTTAGAGAGTTTAACGGTTTTTGGAAAAGATGAGGATGACAGTTTTGCAAAACAAGACGAACTAGAAGTTAATACATTAATTGATCCGGTATTAATTGAATTGTATGAAAATGCTTGGAAATATTACTGA
- a CDS encoding class I SAM-dependent methyltransferase has translation MTFEVDKAFKYLDQLTMSIEKTEEETYLDSLVFALRAIQTEEALAFPDAETEESVVKLKELFYQEKPDKESIRKVIQLALIKGMKGSTQQQHVVTPDSVAMFIGYFLQKLLNDTKQFRLFDPASGAGNLLTAVINQVSAEVEGYGSEIDPTLIQLAVESANLQQLSIEFFHQDALMPLLLDPADAVVADLPVGYYPNDEQAAHFDLQAEEGHSYAHHLFIEQSLRYTKEAGYLVFVIPNFLFTSEQSEQLQVFLRKQAHILAMLQLPLSMFSSEQHAKSILVLQKQGTDTQAPKQTLMAQLPSFKDVNATHNILRKIDGWFQTEAEK, from the coding sequence GTGACGTTTGAAGTAGATAAGGCGTTTAAATACTTAGATCAATTAACAATGTCTATAGAAAAAACAGAAGAAGAAACGTATTTAGATAGTCTGGTATTTGCATTACGAGCAATTCAGACAGAAGAAGCATTAGCGTTTCCTGATGCTGAGACAGAAGAAAGTGTTGTGAAATTGAAGGAGCTTTTTTATCAGGAGAAACCTGACAAAGAATCGATACGAAAAGTAATTCAGCTTGCTTTAATTAAAGGAATGAAAGGTTCTACCCAGCAGCAGCATGTGGTTACACCAGATTCTGTTGCCATGTTTATCGGCTATTTTCTGCAAAAATTATTAAATGATACAAAGCAGTTTCGATTATTTGATCCTGCCAGTGGTGCAGGAAATCTTCTAACAGCTGTTATCAATCAGGTCAGTGCAGAAGTGGAAGGGTATGGTAGTGAAATTGACCCTACTTTAATTCAGTTAGCAGTAGAAAGTGCAAACTTACAGCAATTATCGATCGAATTTTTCCATCAAGATGCACTAATGCCATTATTATTAGATCCTGCTGATGCTGTAGTGGCGGATTTGCCTGTAGGCTATTATCCGAATGATGAGCAAGCGGCTCATTTTGATCTGCAAGCAGAAGAAGGGCACTCCTATGCTCACCATCTATTTATCGAACAAAGCTTACGTTACACAAAAGAAGCAGGGTATTTAGTATTTGTTATCCCTAACTTCTTATTTACTAGTGAACAAAGCGAGCAACTGCAAGTATTTTTGCGTAAACAGGCACACATTTTGGCAATGCTCCAATTACCATTATCGATGTTCTCGTCTGAACAACATGCAAAAAGCATTTTAGTTTTACAAAAGCAAGGAACTGATACGCAGGCACCAAAACAGACTTTAATGGCACAATTACCTTCTTTTAAAGATGTGAATGCCACTCACAATATATTGCGTAAAATTGATGGCTGGTTCCAGACGGAAGCGGAGAAATAG
- a CDS encoding PspA/IM30 family protein has product MFQFFKRVKTVVGSELNSMLDKAEDPVKMLDQFMREMESDIREVESAVAKQIANEKMLKRKADDAQALVDKRQKQAEQAIEAGNEDLARRALEDKKDHESQSTMLRESWERSKQDADQLRDKLDEMKKEHQQMKIKKDSLKARAETAKTRTKMNRTMSSIGNDESKRGFERMEEKVMQFEAEADTSDDMSMKSKSLDDEFDALDNNEVDDELAALKKKMGKE; this is encoded by the coding sequence ATGTTTCAATTTTTTAAACGTGTCAAAACAGTGGTAGGATCAGAGTTAAATTCAATGTTGGATAAGGCAGAAGATCCAGTGAAAATGCTTGATCAATTTATGCGCGAAATGGAATCAGATATTCGTGAAGTAGAATCAGCAGTTGCAAAACAAATTGCTAACGAAAAAATGTTAAAAAGAAAAGCAGATGACGCTCAAGCATTAGTAGACAAAAGACAAAAACAAGCAGAGCAGGCAATCGAAGCTGGAAACGAAGATTTAGCTCGCCGTGCATTAGAGGATAAGAAGGACCATGAATCACAAAGTACGATGTTACGTGAATCATGGGAACGTTCGAAACAAGATGCGGATCAATTACGTGATAAATTAGATGAGATGAAGAAAGAACATCAGCAAATGAAAATCAAGAAGGATTCTTTGAAAGCACGTGCTGAAACAGCAAAAACACGTACGAAAATGAATCGTACCATGTCTTCAATCGGTAACGATGAATCTAAACGAGGCTTTGAGCGCATGGAGGAAAAAGTCATGCAATTTGAAGCAGAGGCGGACACGAGTGATGATATGTCGATGAAAAGCAAGTCTCTCGATGACGAATTCGATGCGTTAGACAATAATGAGGTGGATGACGAATTAGCCGCTTTAAAAAAGAAAATGGGCAAAGAGTAA
- a CDS encoding acetate kinase encodes MSKILAVNAGSSSLKFQLIEMPEETVLSKGLVERIGIADSVFSIEFGEKEDEETSDIPDHAVAVKLLLEKLTSFGVIKSLDEIDGIGHRVVHGGEKFNDSVAINDQVIEEIEEVSDLAPLHNPANLTGIRAFREVLPNVPSVAVFDTAFHQTMPEQSYLYSLPYEYYQKYGIRKYGFHGTSHKYVSERAADLMGVPLEQLRLLSCHLGNGASIAAIEGGKSIDTSMGFTPLAGVTMGTRSGNIDPALIPYIMEKTGQSAAEVMNVLNKKSGMLALSGFSSDLRDIEEKANNGDERAELALQVFAERIHKYIGSYASRMHGVDAIIFTAGVGENSVTIRERVLKGLEFMGVYWDPSLNNVRGKEKFVNYPHSPVKVIVIPTNEEVMIARDVVRLAQ; translated from the coding sequence TTGAGTAAAATTTTAGCAGTTAATGCCGGAAGCTCTTCTCTTAAATTTCAATTGATTGAAATGCCAGAAGAAACAGTATTGTCAAAAGGATTAGTAGAACGAATTGGTATTGCTGATTCGGTTTTTTCTATTGAGTTCGGAGAAAAAGAAGATGAAGAAACATCAGACATCCCGGACCATGCGGTAGCAGTAAAGTTATTATTAGAAAAATTAACATCTTTCGGTGTTATTAAAAGTTTAGATGAAATCGACGGAATCGGTCACCGTGTTGTACATGGCGGTGAGAAGTTCAACGATTCTGTTGCAATCAATGATCAAGTGATTGAAGAAATTGAGGAAGTTTCGGATTTAGCACCACTTCATAACCCTGCTAACTTGACAGGTATTCGTGCTTTCCGTGAGGTTCTTCCTAACGTACCTTCTGTGGCAGTGTTTGATACGGCATTTCACCAGACGATGCCTGAACAGTCTTATTTATATAGTCTGCCATATGAGTATTATCAAAAATATGGCATCCGTAAATATGGATTTCATGGAACATCACACAAATACGTTTCAGAACGTGCCGCAGATTTAATGGGTGTACCACTAGAGCAGTTGCGCTTATTATCTTGTCACTTAGGAAATGGTGCAAGTATTGCAGCTATTGAAGGTGGTAAATCGATTGATACGTCTATGGGCTTTACACCTCTAGCTGGTGTAACTATGGGGACAAGATCCGGAAACATTGATCCAGCTTTAATTCCATATATTATGGAAAAAACAGGTCAATCTGCAGCAGAAGTGATGAACGTGTTAAATAAGAAAAGCGGTATGCTGGCATTATCTGGTTTCTCCAGCGACTTACGAGACATTGAAGAGAAAGCAAACAATGGAGATGAAAGAGCTGAATTAGCGCTGCAAGTATTTGCTGAAAGAATTCATAAGTATATCGGTTCTTATGCGTCCAGAATGCATGGCGTCGATGCGATTATTTTCACAGCAGGTGTTGGTGAAAATAGTGTAACCATTCGTGAGCGCGTACTAAAAGGCTTAGAATTCATGGGCGTTTATTGGGACCCATCTTTAAATAACGTTCGTGGAAAAGAGAAATTCGTTAACTATCCACACTCACCTGTAAAGGTAATCGTCATTCCAACAAATGAGGAAGTAATGATTGCTCGTGACGTGGTTCGCTTAGCGCAATAA
- a CDS encoding YtpI family protein, whose translation MVVFPIIIIVSFFMYFYYKIMILRDRDPLQQEIKNAKARIALGVCISFFGINQYLFYQTRLALFITIVFLFFGVLQGTGGVKRWIHYKGEFEKRATSE comes from the coding sequence ATGGTTGTATTTCCAATTATTATTATCGTATCATTTTTTATGTATTTTTATTATAAAATAATGATTTTGCGTGATCGTGACCCGCTTCAACAGGAAATCAAGAATGCGAAGGCACGGATTGCACTAGGTGTCTGTATCAGCTTCTTCGGTATTAATCAATATCTTTTTTATCAGACACGATTAGCGCTTTTTATCACGATTGTCTTTCTTTTCTTCGGTGTACTACAAGGCACAGGAGGAGTCAAAAGATGGATCCATTACAAAGGTGAGTTTGAGAAGAGAGCAACTTCCGAATAA
- a CDS encoding DUF4247 domain-containing protein, whose amino-acid sequence MKKINYAIGLFLLCLLVGCGSNSLSNLSAFSESNDISEDDLKVEESKDEVLNQLQSNSGANLEALISNHFPFVDSVTGEDTTANVYGTLLFEVEELADILSEIEQPDEKSDFIDGQQILMYSNDQFIILKESEEIPDATFIEVASEQFVRDNYSPNFLTTYFTIRMLDSVFGNNWVTNRRSYCSSNDCYGGYSTSRSYNNGNLSTNRGMGTFRGGGPSSGK is encoded by the coding sequence ATGAAAAAAATCAACTATGCGATCGGACTGTTTTTACTATGCTTATTAGTTGGCTGTGGATCAAATTCATTATCAAACCTTTCTGCATTTAGTGAGTCTAATGATATTTCTGAAGACGATTTGAAAGTGGAGGAATCGAAAGATGAAGTACTTAATCAATTGCAATCTAACAGTGGTGCGAATTTAGAAGCGCTGATTTCGAATCATTTTCCATTTGTAGATTCAGTTACAGGTGAAGATACAACTGCTAATGTTTATGGGACATTATTGTTTGAAGTCGAAGAGTTAGCGGACATTTTATCCGAGATTGAACAACCTGATGAAAAAAGTGACTTTATTGATGGCCAGCAAATTTTGATGTATTCGAATGATCAGTTTATCATTCTAAAAGAAAGTGAAGAAATACCAGATGCTACATTTATTGAAGTAGCCAGTGAACAATTTGTTCGTGATAATTATTCACCTAATTTTCTAACTACATATTTCACGATCCGAATGTTAGATAGTGTGTTTGGGAATAACTGGGTTACGAACAGGCGGAGCTACTGTAGTTCTAACGATTGTTATGGTGGTTATTCCACGTCACGAAGCTACAATAATGGAAATTTATCGACAAATAGAGGGATGGGAACGTTCCGTGGTGGCGGTCCAAGTTCAGGTAAGTAA
- a CDS encoding universal stress protein: protein MAFEYNRVLVAVDGSDASELAFKKAVDIVLRNNAQMFLAHVIDTRTITTVAPEVYDQSLANRSENYAKTLLDEYKEKAEKHGVNSITTHVEIGSPKMKIPKDLAKTFDADLIICGATGMNAVERFLIGSVSESITRYAKCDVLVVRS from the coding sequence ATGGCTTTTGAATATAATCGTGTATTAGTAGCTGTCGATGGCTCTGATGCTTCCGAACTAGCATTTAAGAAAGCGGTAGACATTGTCCTGCGAAATAATGCTCAAATGTTTTTAGCACATGTAATTGACACTAGAACTATTACGACAGTGGCACCGGAAGTATATGATCAATCATTGGCAAACCGATCTGAGAATTATGCCAAAACATTACTTGATGAATATAAAGAAAAAGCAGAAAAGCATGGAGTAAATAGTATTACAACACATGTGGAAATAGGTTCACCGAAAATGAAAATACCGAAAGATCTTGCTAAAACATTTGATGCCGATTTAATTATATGCGGCGCAACAGGGATGAATGCAGTCGAACGTTTTTTAATCGGAAGTGTTTCTGAAAGTATCACCAGATATGCCAAATGTGATGTATTAGTCGTCAGAAGCTAA
- a CDS encoding metal-dependent hydrolase produces MKVSFHGQSCVKVETTKHTILIDPFISGNETSDLDPNVQEPDVILLTHGHNDHVGDTIQIAERTNCLVVAPNELAEYLGGRGLNTHPMHIGGAHTFDFGKVKLTPAFHGSMFQDEEGNLIYGGMPAGILLFADGQTIYHAGDTGLFSDLKLIGEMNQIDLAFLPIGDNFTMGPDDALIAADWIKAKKVVPMHYNTFPLIEQDGKAFCEQVKTGDGIHLQPGEAIEL; encoded by the coding sequence ATGAAAGTATCTTTTCACGGACAATCTTGTGTAAAGGTAGAAACTACAAAACATACAATATTAATTGATCCCTTTATCTCTGGAAATGAAACAAGTGATCTAGATCCAAACGTGCAAGAACCTGATGTTATTTTGCTAACGCATGGCCATAATGATCATGTTGGGGATACCATTCAAATTGCCGAACGGACAAACTGTCTCGTGGTTGCTCCTAACGAATTAGCAGAATATTTAGGTGGCAGAGGATTAAATACCCATCCGATGCATATTGGTGGTGCGCACACGTTTGATTTTGGTAAGGTGAAGCTGACTCCTGCATTCCATGGTTCTATGTTTCAGGATGAAGAAGGTAATCTAATTTACGGTGGTATGCCAGCTGGTATTTTATTATTTGCCGATGGCCAAACTATCTACCACGCAGGGGATACCGGACTATTCTCTGATCTGAAATTAATTGGTGAGATGAATCAAATCGATCTGGCCTTTTTACCAATCGGTGATAATTTTACAATGGGACCAGATGATGCATTGATCGCTGCTGATTGGATTAAAGCCAAAAAAGTAGTACCAATGCATTACAACACATTCCCGCTCATCGAACAGGACGGAAAAGCATTTTGTGAACAAGTAAAAACAGGAGACGGCATCCACCTGCAACCAGGCGAAGCCATCGAACTCTAA
- a CDS encoding SDR family oxidoreductase → MGHAFITAGTKGLGRQVTEAFLKEGHAVSITYFRDFQRAQELVDLYPGASIEIIQADVCNKEDLTAAVKQAVQRYGTIDYVINNAGPFVFKRKKLIDHTEAEWNQMIRGNLDAVFHLLKLTIPSMREQRFGRIINYGFQSANTAAGWINRSAFSAAKVGLVSLTKSVAYEEAENGITVNMVCPGDIAGEMKEATIAESKQIADPHTPIGRSGTGEDIARAVMFFCDEDADMVTGTILDVNGGLDVIHQHR, encoded by the coding sequence ATGGGGCACGCCTTTATTACGGCTGGTACAAAAGGATTAGGTCGACAGGTAACCGAAGCCTTTTTGAAAGAGGGGCACGCTGTATCCATTACATATTTTCGGGATTTTCAACGCGCGCAGGAATTGGTTGATCTATATCCTGGGGCATCAATTGAAATTATCCAGGCAGATGTATGCAACAAAGAAGATTTAACTGCTGCAGTGAAGCAAGCCGTGCAAAGGTATGGTACCATAGATTATGTAATTAACAATGCTGGACCATTTGTGTTTAAAAGAAAGAAATTAATCGATCACACAGAAGCGGAATGGAACCAGATGATTCGAGGAAATTTAGATGCTGTTTTTCATCTATTAAAATTAACAATACCATCGATGCGGGAACAACGATTTGGCAGAATTATCAATTACGGTTTCCAAAGTGCCAATACCGCTGCAGGATGGATTAACCGTTCAGCATTTTCTGCTGCTAAAGTAGGATTGGTGTCTTTGACGAAATCCGTTGCATATGAAGAAGCTGAGAATGGTATTACGGTTAATATGGTATGTCCTGGTGATATAGCGGGTGAAATGAAAGAAGCGACGATTGCAGAAAGCAAACAAATTGCAGATCCTCATACACCGATCGGAAGGTCAGGTACAGGGGAAGATATAGCGCGTGCTGTGATGTTTTTTTGTGATGAGGATGCGGACATGGTAACAGGCACCATCCTCGATGTAAATGGCGGATTAGACGTCATTCATCAGCATCGCTAA
- a CDS encoding DRTGG domain-containing protein → MATKHEQILSFIDSLKVGNKISVRQIAKELNVSEGTAYRAIKEAENKGLVSTIERVGTIRIERKQKENFENLTFAEIVSIVDGQVLGGRDGLYKTLNKFVIGAMKLDAMMRYTEKDSLLIVGNRTEAHQLALKEGAAVLITGGFDSDEETKQLADEKQLPIISTSYDTFTVAAMINRAIYDQLIKKEIVLVGDIYTSLEDTYYLSVKDQVTKWYEWEERTTHSRYPVVDDRNKVVGIVTSKDVIGRKDDALIDKVMTKNPLTVMKETSLAYAAHMMVWEGIEIMPVVDQHHQLEGLISRQDVLKALQHIQKQPQVGETIDDILSNYLEPSSGDPHFSTYHAEVTPQMTNQLGTLSYGVFVSFVMDAARRMMRHQKKRDLVVENTTVYFIKPIQLETTITFQPRIIDLGRKSVKIDVEVYHEKKVVGKALLMAQLIER, encoded by the coding sequence TTGGCTACAAAACATGAACAAATTCTATCTTTTATAGATTCATTAAAAGTAGGAAACAAAATATCTGTAAGACAAATTGCAAAAGAATTAAACGTTAGTGAAGGGACAGCTTATCGTGCCATTAAAGAAGCGGAAAATAAAGGGTTAGTCAGTACCATTGAACGAGTTGGTACGATCCGGATCGAACGAAAGCAGAAAGAGAATTTTGAAAATCTAACGTTTGCTGAAATTGTAAGCATTGTCGATGGTCAAGTGTTAGGTGGAAGAGACGGACTGTATAAAACGTTAAACAAATTCGTAATCGGTGCCATGAAGCTTGATGCGATGATGAGATATACGGAAAAAGATTCACTATTGATTGTCGGGAATCGAACGGAAGCCCATCAATTGGCGTTGAAAGAAGGAGCGGCAGTACTAATCACTGGTGGCTTTGACTCAGATGAGGAAACGAAACAGCTGGCGGATGAAAAACAGTTGCCGATTATTTCTACCAGCTATGATACTTTCACAGTAGCTGCAATGATAAATCGCGCTATTTACGATCAATTGATAAAAAAAGAAATTGTTCTAGTTGGCGATATTTATACTAGCCTGGAAGATACATATTATTTGTCGGTGAAAGATCAGGTAACGAAATGGTATGAGTGGGAAGAACGAACAACGCACAGTAGATATCCTGTTGTGGATGACCGAAATAAAGTAGTCGGAATAGTTACTTCTAAGGATGTTATCGGAAGAAAAGATGATGCGTTAATTGATAAAGTAATGACGAAGAACCCGTTAACAGTGATGAAGGAAACATCATTAGCATATGCGGCACACATGATGGTGTGGGAAGGTATTGAAATCATGCCAGTAGTGGATCAGCACCACCAGCTGGAAGGTTTAATTTCGCGACAGGATGTGTTGAAGGCATTACAGCACATTCAGAAACAGCCTCAAGTAGGAGAAACCATCGATGATATACTCTCTAATTATTTGGAGCCATCATCAGGCGACCCACACTTTTCTACATATCATGCTGAAGTAACACCTCAAATGACAAACCAGCTGGGAACCCTTTCCTACGGTGTTTTTGTTTCCTTTGTTATGGATGCAGCACGACGAATGATGAGGCATCAGAAAAAGCGAGATTTAGTGGTAGAAAATACAACTGTTTATTTTATCAAACCAATTCAGTTAGAAACAACCATTACCTTCCAGCCAAGGATCATAGATCTCGGAAGGAAGTCAGTCAAAATTGACGTTGAAGTATATCATGAAAAGAAGGTTGTAGGGAAAGCCTTGTTAATGGCACAATTAATTGAACGCTAA
- a CDS encoding DUF4178 domain-containing protein, which yields MGFFSKLFKKEEKKPEVRKRNLLSIEIGDIIEYDLADYEVVGKITYRQNRYEWYSYQLLGEAKTIWLSAEMDDALEIGIYEAIQLPEANNFPDKLVYQDKRFSLDEKGEANIIGEGRSDSLTGQRIRYAEYCDDEEETFISLEAWNSDVEASIGYSIEEYEIKIIAGSH from the coding sequence ATGGGTTTCTTCTCGAAGCTGTTTAAGAAAGAGGAAAAAAAGCCAGAAGTAAGAAAACGAAATTTGCTATCCATTGAGATAGGCGATATTATTGAGTACGATCTTGCTGATTATGAAGTGGTTGGTAAGATTACATACCGTCAGAACCGGTATGAATGGTACAGCTATCAGCTTCTGGGTGAGGCGAAGACCATCTGGCTTTCTGCAGAGATGGATGATGCATTAGAGATTGGTATTTATGAAGCCATTCAATTGCCTGAAGCGAACAATTTTCCTGACAAACTAGTATATCAGGATAAACGTTTCTCCTTAGATGAAAAGGGGGAGGCGAATATTATCGGAGAAGGTCGGAGCGATTCCTTAACCGGTCAACGCATCCGTTATGCCGAATACTGTGATGATGAGGAAGAAACATTTATTAGTTTGGAAGCGTGGAATAGTGATGTAGAAGCAAGCATTGGTTACTCAATAGAAGAATATGAAATTAAAATTATTGCAGGTTCCCATTAA
- a CDS encoding DUF350 domain-containing protein, which yields MGPFISTFIYFAAAIIIVVIGLIIFEWLTTKYKDWDQIKSGNQAIALSIAGKIIGICIILSFAIYHSINVVETLIWGAYGVILQLIAYLIFEGLTRQFSVEEQLKANNVAVGIVSFAVSVGLAFVIGSSIT from the coding sequence ATGGGACCATTTATTTCAACGTTTATTTATTTCGCTGCAGCGATCATTATTGTCGTTATTGGACTTATTATTTTTGAATGGCTCACAACGAAATATAAAGATTGGGATCAAATCAAATCAGGTAATCAAGCTATTGCATTATCCATTGCAGGCAAAATAATTGGAATTTGTATCATTTTATCTTTTGCTATTTACCATAGTATTAATGTGGTCGAGACATTAATCTGGGGTGCTTATGGCGTCATTCTGCAATTGATTGCCTATTTAATTTTCGAAGGATTAACACGCCAATTTTCTGTGGAAGAACAGCTGAAAGCTAATAATGTTGCTGTGGGGATTGTATCCTTTGCAGTTTCAGTTGGTCTAGCATTTGTAATCGGTTCGTCGATTACATAA
- the ytrI gene encoding sporulation membrane protein YtrI, which translates to MHIPPYYKRPGWQRFLAGICIGTIVGYFVFIYMFGELQQKWIEEKLAMQSELQDLQHSYDTLLKNHQQLDQETKNGIQIQELEIEFLNLEKVNIDNDRPMVQQLDQVLRNEASSAIGKSVDDLSNSIDLLISSIENKIINIDDFRFQATVSRVIVGETLRLSIELEKAS; encoded by the coding sequence ATGCATATCCCTCCATACTACAAACGGCCGGGATGGCAACGCTTTTTGGCAGGTATATGCATAGGTACCATTGTTGGTTATTTTGTGTTTATTTATATGTTTGGTGAATTACAGCAGAAATGGATTGAGGAAAAATTGGCCATGCAGAGTGAGCTTCAAGATCTGCAACACAGCTATGACACGTTGTTAAAAAACCACCAGCAGCTTGATCAGGAGACGAAAAACGGCATTCAGATTCAAGAACTAGAAATTGAATTTTTAAATTTAGAGAAAGTGAATATTGATAACGACAGACCGATGGTGCAGCAGCTTGATCAGGTGTTAAGAAACGAGGCATCTAGTGCTATCGGAAAAAGTGTGGATGATTTATCCAATTCGATTGATCTTCTTATTTCATCCATTGAAAATAAAATCATCAACATCGATGATTTTCGCTTCCAGGCTACAGTAAGCCGAGTTATTGTTGGAGAGACATTGCGCTTATCCATTGAATTAGAAAAAGCCAGTTAG